In Malus sylvestris chromosome 16, drMalSylv7.2, whole genome shotgun sequence, the following are encoded in one genomic region:
- the LOC126606698 gene encoding uncharacterized protein LOC126606698: MKGELKVDKFGYEVRTSSDACISAINAFYDQVLNYGRRRSVILEAAAHDGQCVLANILAAHFLSSSDPSRAPPHLQAAKSRLEQATPYEKAVFAAVSCLISEDRDDDVAFELHSKLLKCFPKDLASLKRAQGLCFYTARPDLSLDLVQQVLPNNEQEDYVYGMLAFPLLELGRMEEAEKAAKKGYKINKHDNWAQHNMCHVLQYNCHFKEAVEFMEECSPSWDLCSSFMLTHNWWHVALCYLEGHAPIQRIRDLYDHRIWKELEKPDAARPEVYLNALGLLLRVHVRGEMDAFEDHLKTLANCVTDQANWYLEWHLDVLILWALTHTGEISKAEELLKGLKSRIAKMNKKKQQFMQKAMLLAEATYEYGMGNEKQALELLGPDFDADNCKMIGASGEQLDIFNEVWYCMLLNNGQAAKAIEVLKKRIKTREGIPFLRRLLERGYKLAGREEEAATASEEAKRLENAYFP, translated from the exons ATGAAGGGAGAGTTAAAGGTGGATAAGTTTGGATACGAGGTGAGGACCTCTTCAGACGCCTGCATCTCCGCCATCAACGCCTTCTACGACCAG GTTTTGAATTATGGCCGGCGGCGGTCAGTGATATTGGAGGCGGCAGCGCACGACGGCCAGTGCGTGCTTGCTAACATACTGGCTGCCCATTTCCTCTCCTCCTCCGATCCTTCTCGTGCTCCTCCTCATCTCCAAGCCGCCAAGTCCCGGCTG GAACAAGCTACCCCGTACGAGAAAGCAGTGTTTGCTGCTGTCAGTTGTTTGATTTCTGAGGATAGAGACGATGATGTTGCTTTTGAGTTGCATTCAAAG CTCTTGAAATGTTTCCCTAAAGATTTGGCTTCTCTGAAAAGGGCCCAAGGGCTCTGCTTCTACACGGCTCGACCTGATCTATCGCTGGATCTTGTTCAACAG GTTCTTCCCAATAATGAACAAGAAGATTACGTGTATGGCATGCTTGCTTTTCCTTTATTAGAGCTTGGACGAATGGAAGAGGCTGAGAAAGCTGCAAAAAAGGGATACAAGATCAACAAGCATGACAACTGGGCGCAACATAAC ATGTGCCATGTTCTTCAGTACAATTGCCACTTTAAAGAAGCAGTAGAGTTCATGGAAGAATGTTCACCTTCATGGGATTTGTGTTCGTCATTCAT GCTTACACACAATTGGTGGCATGTAGCTCTTTGTTATTTAGAAGGCCATGCTCCAATCCAAAGAATCCGAGATTTATACGACCATCGAATCTGGAAGGAGTTGGAGAAACCTGATGCTGCACGTCCAGAG GTCTACTTGAATGCCCTTGGGTTGTTGTTACGGGTGCATGTTCGAGGTGAAATGGATGCCTTTGAGGACCATTTGAAGACTTTAGCTAATTGTGTGACAGATCAA GCCAACTGGTATTTAGAGTGGCATCTTGACGTGTTAATTTTATGGGCGTTGACTCATACTGGTGAAATTTCAAAGGCAGAAGAATTGCTTAAGGGCTTAAAATCCAG AATTGCTAAGATGAACAAGAAGAAGCAACAGTTCATGCAGAAAGCAATGCTG CTTGCAGAAGCCACGTACGAGTATGGGATGGGTAATGAAAAACAAGCATTAGAATTGCTTGGTCCCGACTTTGATGCGGATAACTGCAAG ATGATCGGGGCATCGGGTGAACAGCTTGATATATTCAATGAAGTTTGGTACTGTATGTTGCTTAACAATGGACAAGCTGCAAAAG CGATTGAAGTGCTTAAGAAGCGGATCAAAACAAGAGAGGGTATCCCCTTCCTTAGGCGCCTGCTG GAGAGAGGCTATAAACTGGCAGGCAGGGAAGAGGAGGCAGCAACTGCAAGTGAGGAAGCCAAGCGTTTGGAGAATGCATATTTCCCGTAA